The following coding sequences are from one Salvia hispanica cultivar TCC Black 2014 chromosome 3, UniMelb_Shisp_WGS_1.0, whole genome shotgun sequence window:
- the LOC125214764 gene encoding uncharacterized protein LOC125214764, which yields MADQISALPHNHQPFPTAEQLQFLDEINYDGADNPSLDDLIDGMLEDLSGGGNQSTDDSPQLHSANENSSHGSAQFAGFPPQPVFGNPVRIPVWPVPPAPHSCSCCQTLRDIFHVNGCQVFKLGIHGRLGIISHAVLERYDNNQTSQNHEFYMFDFCNESMDNVKQFLIQYCNERALEGCTMLQDPLSTFYDALLTGYLHQQTSSPGNNNAGQEIPEDEEEQEDANGVNPPKSYIASQRERAGKMKLKDLAKYFHLPINDAAKEMKLCASAIKGICRKEGLERWPYRKIKSLKNEIAKVSNSISSAGGAERSRLVGEKQRLEGELAAFYQEK from the exons ATGGCGGACCAAATCTCCGCTCTTCCGCACAATCACCAACCCTTCCCCACCGCCGAACAGTTGCAGTTTCTCGATGAAATCAACTACGATGGCGCCGACAATCCTTCCCTCGACGATCTCATAGACGGAATGCTCGAGGATTTGAGCGGCGGCGGTAATCAAAGCACCGATGATTCTCCTCAATTGCATTCCGCTAACGAAAATTCGAGTCACGGATCCGCGCAATTTGCCGGTTTTCCTCCACAGCCGGTCTTTGGAAACCCGGTTCGCATCCCGGTCTGGCCGGTTCCGCCGGCTCCGCATAGTTGCAGTTGTTGCCAAACGCTCAGAGATATTTTCCATGTCAAtg GGTGTCAAGTGTTCAAGCTTGGAATTCATGGAAGATTAGGCATCATAAGCCATGCTGTGCTTGAGAGATATGACAACAATCAAACATctcaaaatcatgaattttatatgtttga TTTTTGCAATGAAAGTATGGACAATGTGAAGCAATTCTTGATTCAATACTGCAATGAACGAGCACTTGAAGGCTGTACAATGCTGCAAGATCCTCTCTCCACCTTCTACGACGCGTTGCTCACCGGTTATCTCCATCAGCAAACTTCCTCACCAG GAAACAACAACGCGGGCCAAGAAATCCCGGAAGATGAAGAGGAACAGGAAGACGCGAATGGGGTGAATCCACCTAAGAGCTACATTGCTTCACAG AGGGAGAGAGCAGGGAAGATGAAGTTGAAAGATTTGGCTAAGTATTTCCATCTCCCAATCAATGATGCGGCTAAGGAGATGAAGCTTTGCGCCTCTGCAATCAAGGGTATTTGTAGAAAGGAAGGCTTGGAAAGGTGGCCTTATAGAAAG ATAAAGAGCCTCAAGAACGAGATAGCGAAGGTGTCGAATAGCATCAGCTCGGCTGGTGGGGCCGAGAGATCGCGCCTCGTGGGGGAGAAGCAGCGGCTTGAAGGAGAGCTTGCCGCCTTCTATCAAGAGAAGTAG
- the LOC125214814 gene encoding ankyrin repeat-containing protein ITN1-like, whose product MEMLYESAAKGDVEALRQLLRKDASLLERVSYTSPNNTPLHVAALKGHLPYVLEILSHSPRLAEELNSQQSSPLHIASARGDMEIAKRLIGAAPDMCLSRDSQGRNPVHLAAIKGRVQLLEELVSVAPLAARHKVGRGLNALHLCVEHGQLGALRVLMREVKELINAKNGDGDTILHMAVAGRKTEIIESLLQNDNVDINAMNSNGQTAKSLYEQIQPEAQEDSGVAHVLCHGFNRLKKKHRDTQPVKWLTKKRDSIMVVAILIATMAFQAGVTPPGGVWQEDFIHHDNGTLVDNPHKAGEAVMAYKSERAFKNFMRTNTVAFVTSLSTILLLISGLPFRRPLFMWILMVIMWVTVTMTAATYAISITVVTPKKDRRSLSKVIEISLIVWCSVMGILLFGNTIRLIDKWLKNRGVVIWRPRRFRNEVEMNQLIKISSQN is encoded by the exons atgGAGATGCTCTACGAGAGCGCAGCAAAAGGAGATGTAGAAGCTCTGCGCCAACTACTTCGAAAGGATGCATCTCTCTTAGAGAGAGTGTCCTACACAAGTCCAAACAACACACCTCTCCATGTAGCAGCATTAAAAGGGCATCTACCCTATGTTTTGGAGATCTTGAGCCACAGCCCTCGCCTTGCTGAAGAGCTCAACTCTCAGCAATCGTCGCCTCTCCACATCGCATCGGCACGGGGCGACATGGAGATCGCGAAAAGGCTGATCGGTGCAGCACCAGATATGTGCCTGTCCCGCGACTCTCAGGGCCGCAACCCTGTCCATCTTGCGGCAATAAAGGGGCGGGTCCAGCTGCTGGAGGAGCTCGTCTCCGTTGCTCCTCTGGCTGCTCGGCATAAGGTGGGCCGAGGCCTCAACGCCCTGCATTTGTGCGTCGAACATGGCCAGCTGGGGGCTTTGAGGGTTTTGATGAGAGAAGTGAAAGAGCTGATCAATGCAAAGAATGGTGATGGTGACACCATTTTGCATATGGCAGTAGCTGGGAGAAAGACTGAG ATTATAGAGTCTCTACTCCAAAATGACAACGTGGATATCAACGCAATGAACTCCAATGGCCAAACAGCGAAGTCCCTTTACGAACAAATCCAACCCGAGGCACAAGAAGATTCTGGAGTCGCCCATGTTCTGTGCCACGGGTTCaacagattaaaaaaaaaacacagagACACCCAGCCGGTGAAGTGGTTGACCAAGAAACGAGACTCCATAATGGTGGTTGCGATCCTCATAGCAACCATGGCTTTCCAAGCTGGGGTGACCCCTCCAGGGGGCGTCTGGCAGGAAGACTTCATACACCATGACAACGGCACCCTCGTGGATAATCCACACAAAGCAGGGGAGGCCGTGATGGCCTACAAAAGCGAGCGGGCGTTCAAAAACTTCATGCGCACCAACACAGTGGCCTTCGTAACGTCTCTCAGCACAATCCTGCTGCTCATTAGCGGCCTGCCCTTCAGGCGGCCGCTGTTCATGTGGATCCTGATGGTGATCATGTGGGTCACGGTTACCATGACCGCGGCAACCTATGCCATATCGATTACTGTGGTGACTCCAAAGAAGGATCGGAGGTCACTGAGCAAGGTCATTGAGATCTCGCTAATTGTGTGGTGCAGTGTGATGGGGATTTTGCTTTTCGGGAACACGATTCGTTTGATCGACAAGTGGTTGAAGAACAGAGGTGTTGTTATTTGGAGGCCTAGAAGGTTTAGGAATGAGGTGGAAATGAACCAACTGATCAAAATCAGCAGtcaaaattga
- the LOC125216444 gene encoding 17.3 kDa class II heat shock protein-like, translating to MDLRHLGVDAPLHSTLLDLADEVEKPSSQQNNNPSRAYIRDAKAMAATPADVKEYPSSYAVVVDMPGVAAADVKVQLEEESRVLAVSGERRREKEEGGKYLRMERRHGKFMRKFPLPENADVEGISAVCRDRVLTVTVRKLPPPEPKRPKVIQVKPGC from the coding sequence atggaTTTGCGACACCTCGGCGTGGACGCCCCCCTCCACTCGACGCTCCTCGACCTCGCGGACGAGGTCGAGAAGCCGTCTtcacaacaaaacaacaaCCCCTCGCGGGCCTACATCCGCGACGCCAAGGCCATGGCGGCCACCCCCGCGGACGTGAAGGAGTACCCCTCCTCGTACGCGGTGGTGGTCGACATGCCcggggtggcggcggcggacgTAAAGGTGCAGCTGGAGGAGGAGAGCAGGGTGCTGGCGGTGAGCGGCGAGAGGAGGCGGGAGAAGGAGGAGGGCGGCAAGTATCTGAGGATGGAGAGGCGCCACGGCAAGTTCATGAGGAAGTTCCCGCTGCCGGAGAATGCTGACGTGGAGGGGATCTCGGCCGTGTGCCGGGACAGGGTGCTCACGGTCACGGTGCGGAAGCTGCCGCCGCCGGAGCCCAAGAGGCCCAAGGTGATTCAGGTTAAGCCTGGTTGTTAG
- the LOC125214500 gene encoding 17.3 kDa class II heat shock protein-like, producing the protein MDFRLMGLDAPLLHTLHHMLSEEDGADAAKSAGGPTRTYVRDAKAMAATPADVKEYPGSYVFVIDMPGLKSGDIKVQVEEDNVLNISGERKREEEEGAKYVRMERRIGKFMRKFVLPENADTDKISAVCQDGVLTVTVAKLPPPEPKKPKTIEVKIA; encoded by the coding sequence ATGGATTTCAGGCTAATGGGATTGGACGCTCCCCTCCTCCACACCCTCCACCACATGCTCAGCGAAGAGGACGGCGCCGACGCTGCCAAGTCAGCCGGGGGGCCCACCAGGACCTACGTCCGCGACGCCAAGGCCATGGCGGCGACGCCGGCGGACGTGAAGGAGTACCCGGGCTCGTACGTGTTCGTGATCGACATGCCGGGGCTCAAGTCGGGCGACATCAAGGTGCAGGTGGAGGAGGACAATGTGCTCAACATCAGCGGCGAGAGGAAGCgagaggaggaggaagggGCTAAGTATGTCAGGATGGAGCGCCGGATCGGCAAGTTTATGAGGAAGTTTGTGCTGCCGGAGAATGCTGACACGGATAAGATCTCCGCGGTTTGCCAGGATGGGGTGCTCACTGTTACGGTGGCGAAGCTGCCGCCGCCCGAGCCCAAGAAGCCCAAGACTATCGAGGTTAAGATTGCTTGA
- the LOC125214813 gene encoding ankyrin repeat-containing protein BDA1-like isoform X2 translates to MSGSVQLLSQILKENPQILQSSEISTAPENPLHAAALLGHLEFAKKLLSANPELSKSVSSSGSSALHLAAAKGDAEMVRELVAADSSMCGARDGEGRNPVHLAAIKGRTAVLEELLKADPAAAAAISGGGESCLHLCVKYNRVEAMKAILQFLEGGDDRLVNWKDQNGNTVLHLAVEKKQLEIVEYLIDNTRIENGARNAAGLTALDLLLQNPGDLRDLEIKQCLEHQHSAASQSSKKSMKPSSSKLSANMQPKKHKHTDWLGRKRSAVMIVASLTATVAFQAGLSPPGGVWQGDFAGNPNGTARADKAHKAGQSVMAYTLPDKYGQYMVFNTIAFLASLSIILLQVSGLPMRRRRWMWTQMVTMWIAISAQTLTYFVTLINMTPKHVENTVYHVARVSVILWLLLMAVVFVGNMTRAVLYVMRKYGYLEEKEREVIVYEEEEDEL, encoded by the exons ATGAGCGGATCGGTGCAGCTCCTATCGCAAATCCTAAAGGAAAATCCGCAAATTCTCCAATCGTCGGAGATCTCCACCGCTCCTGAAAATCCTCTCCACGCCGCGGCGCTCCTAGGCCACCTAGAATTCGCGAAGAAGCTTCTCAGCGCGAACCCCGAGCTCTCGAAATCGGTGAGCTCGAGCGGCTCGTCGGCGCTTCATCTGGCGGCGGCGAAGGGGGATGCGGAGATGGTGAGGGAGCTGGTCGCGGCGGATTCATCGATGTGCGGCGCCCGCGACGGGGAGGGGAGGAATCCGGTGCATCTGGCTGCAATCAAGGGGCGGACGGCGGTGCTGGAGGAGCTGCTGAAG GCGGATCCggctgcggcggcggcgattaGCGGCGGAGGAGAGAGCTGCTTGCATCTGTGTGTGAAGTACAATCGGGTGGAGGCGATGAAGGCGATACTGCAGTTTTTGGAGGGAGGAGATGATCGATTGGTGAATTGGAAGGATCAGAATGGGAATACTGTTCTTCATCTTGCTGTTGAGAAGAAACAGCTTGAg ATTGTCGAGTATTTGATTGATAACACGAGAATAGAAAACGGTGCACGAAACGCAGCCGGTTTGACAGCCCTGGATCTGCTCCTGCAAAACCCAGGAGATTTGAGGGATTTGGAGATCAAGCAATGTCTAGAACATCAACACAGTGCAGCATCGCAAAGCTCGAAAAAAAGCATGAAACCGTCGTCGTCTAAGCTCTCCGCGAATATGCAGCCGAAGAAACACAAGCACACGGACTGGCTGGGGCGGAAGAGGAGCGCGGTGATGATCGTGGCTTCCCTCACGGCCACCGTGGCATTCCAAGCCGGCCTCTCCCCGCCAGGCGGAGTCTGGCAGGGAGACTTCGCCGGCAACCCTAACGGGACGGCCCGGGCGGACAAGGCCCACAAGGCCGGGCAGTCCGTGATGGCCTACACGCTCCCGGACAAGTACGGGCAGTACATGGTGTTCAACACGATCGCGTTCCTCGCGTCCCTGAGCATAATCTTGCTGCAGGTGAGCGGGCTCCCGATGAGGCGGAGGAGGTGGATGTGGACCCAGATGGTGACGATGTGGATCGCGATATCGGCCCAGACGCTCACGTACTTTGTCACGCTGATCAACATGACGCCCAAGCACGTGGAGAACACGGTGTACCACGTGGCGAGGGTGTCGGTGATCCTGTGGCTGTTGCTGATGGCGGTGGTGTTCGTCGGAAACATGACTAGGGCGGTGTTGTATGTGATGAGGAAGTATGGGTATCTTGAGGAGAAGGAGAGGGAGGTGATTGTTTatgaggaggaagaggatgagCTTTGA
- the LOC125214813 gene encoding ankyrin repeat-containing protein BDA1-like isoform X1 translates to MRERIELMRLLDQNKQEEDDQKIQIQLKNLYEAAMSGSVQLLSQILKENPQILQSPEISTTPENPLHAAALLGHLEFAKKLLSANPELSKSVSSSGSSALHLAAAKGDAEMVRELVSADSSMCGVRDGEGRNPVHLAAIKGRTAVLEELLKADPAAAAAISGGGESCLHLCVKYNRVEAMKAILQFLEGGDDRLVNWKDQNGNTVLHLAVEKKQLEIVEYLIDNTRIENGARNAAGLTALDLLLQNPGDLRDLEIKQCLEHQHSAASQSSKKSMKPSSSKLSANMQPKKHKHTDWLGRKRSAVMIVASLTATVAFQAGLSPPGGVWQGDFAGNPNGTARADKAHKAGQSVMAYTLPDKYGQYMVFNTIAFLASLSIILLQVSGLPMRRRRWMWTQMVTMWIAISAQTLTYFVTLINMTPKHVENTVYHVARVSVILWLLLMAVVFVGNMTRAVLYVMRKYGYLEEKEREVIVYEEEEDEL, encoded by the exons ATGAGAGAAAGAATTGAGCTGATGAGATTGCTAGATCAGAAcaaacaagaagaagatgatcAGAAGATTCAGATTCAGCTCAAAAACCTGTACGAAGCGGCAATGAGCGGATCGGTGCAGCTCCTATCGCAAATCCTAAAGGAAAATCCGCAAATTCTCCAATCGCCGGAGATCTCCACCACTCCTGAAAATCCTCTCCACGCGGCGGCGCTCCTAGGCCACCTAGAATTCGCGAAGAAGCTTCTCAGCGCGAACCCCGAGCTCTCGAAATCGGTGAGCTCGAGCGGCTCGTCGGCGCTTCATCTGGCGGCGGCGAAGGGGGATGCGGAGATGGTGAGGGAGCTGGTCTCGGCGGATTCATCGATGTGCGGCGTTCGCGACGGGGAGGGGAGGAATCCGGTCCATCTGGCGGCGATCAAGGGGCGGACGGCGGTGCTGGAGGAGCTGCTGAAGGCGGATCCggctgcggcggcggcgattaGCGGCGGAGGAGAGAGCTGCTTGCATCTGTGTGTGAAGTACAATCGGGTGGAGGCGATGAAGGCGATACTGCAGTTTTTGGAGGGAGGAGATGATCGATTGGTGAATTGGAAGGATCAGAATGGGAATACTGTTCTTCATCTTGCTGTTGAGAAGAAACAGCTTGAg ATTGTCGAGTATTTGATTGATAACACGAGAATAGAAAACGGTGCACGAAACGCAGCCGGTTTGACAGCCCTGGATCTGCTCCTGCAAAACCCAGGAGATTTGAGGGATTTGGAGATCAAGCAATGTCTAGAACATCAACACAGTGCAGCATCGCAAAGCTCGAAAAAAAGCATGAAACCGTCGTCGTCTAAGCTCTCCGCGAATATGCAGCCGAAGAAACACAAGCACACGGACTGGCTGGGGCGGAAGAGGAGCGCGGTGATGATCGTGGCTTCCCTCACGGCCACCGTGGCATTCCAAGCCGGCCTCTCCCCGCCAGGCGGAGTCTGGCAGGGAGACTTCGCCGGCAACCCTAACGGGACGGCCCGGGCGGACAAGGCCCACAAGGCCGGGCAGTCCGTGATGGCCTACACGCTCCCGGACAAGTACGGGCAGTACATGGTGTTCAACACGATCGCGTTCCTCGCGTCCCTGAGCATAATCTTGCTGCAGGTGAGCGGGCTCCCGATGAGGCGGAGGAGGTGGATGTGGACCCAGATGGTGACGATGTGGATCGCGATATCGGCCCAGACGCTCACGTACTTTGTCACGCTGATCAACATGACGCCCAAGCACGTGGAGAACACGGTGTACCACGTGGCGAGGGTGTCGGTGATCCTGTGGCTGTTGCTGATGGCGGTGGTGTTCGTCGGAAACATGACTAGGGCGGTGTTGTATGTGATGAGGAAGTATGGGTATCTTGAGGAGAAGGAGAGGGAGGTGATTGTTTatgaggaggaagaggatgagCTTTGA
- the LOC125212881 gene encoding pentatricopeptide repeat-containing protein At1g09900-like: MTAAAARRLHHPLSTTLSDPISVIAAVKSQLLSINPQNPQFHQNPNPAMLNQFSHYLTQDFVLEVIKKQPNPYHSLFFFNWASNPVPNPNNYSHSHFCYIAIADKLLTHKLFSLAADLLKSHGKFSDFMVGKFIKAHGDLGHLKSCAALFNQAKSDEFGGCLFSFNSLLGILVKNHRVKQAWGFFANVVIKSSFVIPDVSTYTTMIVGLCKVGNAEYAEKLFDEMPERNSRSYNAIINGLCKNGLVERARRILDKMDEEDEACKPDVIAYSILIDGYCKKGEIENALNCFDEMVDKGKCEPNLLTYNALINGLCVNGDVDEAKRMMSRMRLAGVRDNIVTHTSLLKGYCMAGRTDEAISHFKEMVSLGMSLDLKSYSVVANEYCKIGRPDEAIALLREMKGRGIVPSLTNCNSVLRSLVKLREFDKGVRFLKQMAQWGCRPNFVSYSMVIAGLVGCEGRMEDVDIVVDDMIRDGHCLDATLYSLLIRAKCEGGDVGKAVDLLEEMIGEGLVMKRESFEVFVKEMSERGLVNEVGNVFDRMRSSGLVFDVVSYQNVLDKYVGS, translated from the coding sequence ATGACCGCCGCCGCAGCTCGCCGTTTGCATCATCCCCTTTCCACAACACTCTCCGATCCAATCTCAGTCATCGCCGCCGTAAAATCTCAACTCCTATCGATTAACCCTCAAAACCCCCAATTCCACCAAAACCCCAATCCTGCAATGCTCAATCAATTCTCACATTATCTAACGCAGGATTTCGTGCTCGAGGTCATCAAAAAACAGCCAAACCCTTACCAttccctcttcttcttcaattgggCGTCAAATCCGGTTCCAAACCCTAACAATTACTCCCACTCCCACTTCTGCTACATCGCCATCGCCGACAAACTCCTCACTCACAAATTGTTCTCATTAGCTGCCGATTTGCTCAAATCCCACGGTAAATTTTCGGACTTTATGGTGGGTAAGTTTATCAAAGCCCACGGCGATTTGGGGCACCTGAAATCGTGTGCAGCGCTTTTTAATCAGGCGAAAAGCGACGAATTTGGGGgatgtttgttttctttcaattCTTTGTTAGGCATTCTTGTTAAGAATCATAGAGTGAAACAGGCTTGGGGCTTTTTTGCGAATGTTGTGATTAAATCGAGCTTTGTGATCCCTGATGTTTCGACTTACACGACGATGATAGTCGGATTGTGTAAAGTGGGAAATGCTGAGTATGCAGAGAAACTGTTCGACGAAATGCCTGAGAGAAATTCGAGGAGTTATAATGCTATAATCAACGGTTTGTGCAAGAATGGTTTAGTGGAAAGAGCTCGGAGAATCTTGGATAAGATGGACGAAGAAGACGAAGCTTGCAAACCCGACGTGATCGCATACAGCATCTTGATCGATGGATACTGCAAAAAGGGGGAAATTGAGAATGCTTTGAATTGCTTTGATGAAATGGTGGACAAGGGCAAATGTGAGCCGAATTTGTTAACATACAATGCTTTGATAAACGGGCTGTGTGTGAACGGAGACGTGGACGAGGCAAAGAGGATGATGAGCAGGATGAGGCTGGCTGGGGTGAGGGACAACATCGTGACTCACACGAGCTTGCTCAAGGGTTATTGCATGGCCGGGAGAACCGACGAAGCCATCAGCCATTTCAAAGAGATGGTTAGCCTTGGGATGAGCCTCGATCTCAAGTCATACTCGGTGGTTGCCAACGAGTACTGCAAGATTGGGAGGCCGGACGAGGCTATTGCCCTGCTGAGAGAAATGAAGGGTAGAGGCATTGTTCCGAGCTTAACCAACTGCAATAGCGTGTTGAGGAGTCTCGTTAAGTTGCGAGAGTTTGATAAAGGCGTTCGTTTCTTGAAGCAGATGGCGCAGTGGGGTTGTCGCCCCAACTTCGTGTCCTACAGCATGGTGATAGCCGGGCTTGTTGGATGCGAGGGGAGGATGGAGGACGTCGACATTGTTGTTGATGACATGATCCGAGACGGGCATTGCCTAGATGCCACGTTGTATAGTTTGTTGATACGAGCAAAGTGTGAGGGCGGAGACGTGGGGAAGGCGGTGGATCTCTTGGAGGAGATGATTGGTGAGGGGTTGgtgatgaagagagagagcttTGAAGTTTTTGTGAAGGAGATGAGTGAAAGAGGCTTGGTGAATGAGGTGGGAAATGTGTTTGATCGAATGAGAAGTAGTGGCTTGGTGTTTGATGTGGTGAGTTATCAAAATGTGTTGGATAAGTATGTTGGTAGTTGA